One genomic segment of Vibrio nitrifigilis includes these proteins:
- a CDS encoding SH3 domain-containing protein, translated as MKKMIMLLLLLLGLGGAGAGYYMFYYAPEHGSIFDMYISVGKKPEAAPPVNHAAVEAKDDMSNPEIMDYYVHDEMLPIRRQPVISSFIEGHLYRGDKVHLLEKRSGWGRISEYFVYQEGKPATAKWVPLDGLHVNPPNITSAERRKTILSYIEKSDDIEKYQETFVKTTDDLLNKDRCKPDDFKEIGGWVRSVNFENEDVYFVYCGGMSRVNKIYLNAQSGQVFEPDNQ; from the coding sequence ATGAAGAAGATGATTATGCTACTTCTGCTTCTCCTGGGGTTAGGGGGGGCCGGAGCTGGCTACTACATGTTTTATTATGCTCCCGAACATGGCTCTATATTTGACATGTATATTTCGGTGGGTAAAAAACCTGAAGCCGCACCGCCGGTTAATCACGCGGCGGTAGAGGCCAAAGATGATATGTCCAATCCAGAGATTATGGATTACTACGTTCATGACGAAATGCTGCCTATTCGGCGCCAACCCGTAATAAGCTCGTTTATTGAAGGGCATTTGTATCGTGGAGATAAAGTCCATTTATTGGAAAAACGCAGTGGATGGGGGCGTATCTCGGAGTATTTCGTTTATCAAGAAGGAAAACCAGCGACAGCCAAATGGGTACCACTTGATGGACTGCATGTTAATCCTCCTAATATTACGTCCGCAGAGCGACGCAAAACAATATTAAGCTATATTGAAAAATCTGATGACATCGAAAAATACCAAGAGACTTTTGTCAAAACGACTGACGACTTACTGAATAAGGATCGTTGTAAGCCAGATGATTTTAAAGAAATTGGTGGTTGGGTACGCTCGGTCAATTTTGAAAATGAAGATGTTTACTTTGTTTATTGCGGTGGAATGAGCAGGGTAAACAAAATTTATTTAAATGCTCAATCAGGACAAGTATTTGAGCCCGACAATCAGTAA
- the narQ gene encoding nitrate/nitrite two-component system sensor histidine kinase NarQ translates to MLRKTSKPVTSFVGKSMSFVIILGLSIMVYSVITLSSSLDDAQLINHSGSMRTQTYRLAMDIAQNSGKTQQHMREFERILYSPAMRKLDSWTIPNDIRNDYHRLIIQWKSLKSMLQGHERTQFLDNVEPFVQQLDRFVLQLQNYNEIKLKRLAWVGFICLVGILLISLWVVRYMGKNVVAPLGQLLKASEDIKFGSFNIKLNTDLPNELGILAKTFNSMASELGKLYRGLELAVDEKTRRLRQANQSLQVLYQSSQELSASRIKLDNFQAMLHHFTTLEGVISAELEVVDTGGNSLTLQDGLTCQKFPHEQELTVDGEIIGYLRWKEGLPCPERSFINSFSRIFGRAIYYNRAQKQADQLLLLEERATIARELHDSLAQSLSYLKIQMTLLKRIMSQVEDQEIQDKTSPVMSELDTGLSSAYKQLRELLTTFRLTLKESNFGEALKEMVEQLDSQTDAEIVLINQLSSLDIDAHRQVHMIQLLREAAINAMKHSRSDKIVIYCGEQDGTVLAYVEDDGIGFSEPASRINHYGMNIMYERAQRLGGQLQIDSQPNEGCKVTLTYQLEKEKNLDHV, encoded by the coding sequence GTGTTACGAAAAACGAGTAAACCAGTGACCAGTTTTGTCGGGAAATCGATGTCATTTGTCATCATTTTGGGGCTATCAATTATGGTTTATTCGGTCATCACTCTATCGTCTTCTTTAGATGACGCTCAGCTGATTAATCACTCAGGATCGATGAGGACACAAACCTATCGATTGGCCATGGATATCGCGCAAAATTCTGGCAAAACTCAGCAGCATATGCGTGAGTTCGAACGGATACTGTATAGCCCCGCAATGCGTAAATTAGACAGTTGGACGATACCGAACGATATTCGTAATGATTATCACCGCCTCATTATCCAATGGAAGAGCTTAAAGAGCATGTTACAAGGTCACGAAAGAACGCAGTTTTTGGATAATGTTGAACCATTTGTTCAGCAGTTGGATCGATTCGTTTTACAACTGCAAAATTACAATGAAATAAAACTTAAACGCTTAGCTTGGGTGGGTTTCATTTGCTTGGTGGGTATTTTACTTATTTCACTCTGGGTCGTGCGGTATATGGGTAAAAATGTCGTCGCCCCACTCGGACAGTTACTTAAGGCCAGTGAAGATATTAAGTTTGGTTCTTTCAATATTAAGCTCAATACCGATTTACCGAATGAATTAGGGATTCTGGCAAAAACGTTCAATAGTATGGCCAGTGAATTAGGGAAGCTGTACCGCGGGTTGGAATTGGCCGTTGATGAAAAAACCAGACGCTTAAGGCAAGCAAATCAATCGCTTCAAGTGCTGTATCAATCATCGCAAGAGCTGTCGGCTTCGAGAATTAAACTTGATAACTTTCAAGCAATGCTACATCACTTCACTACTTTAGAAGGGGTTATTTCGGCAGAGCTAGAGGTGGTAGATACTGGCGGGAATAGCCTGACATTACAAGATGGTTTGACTTGTCAAAAGTTCCCTCATGAACAAGAGCTGACAGTCGATGGCGAAATAATTGGCTATTTACGTTGGAAAGAAGGGCTGCCATGTCCCGAACGTTCTTTTATCAATAGTTTCAGCCGAATTTTTGGGCGAGCTATTTACTATAATCGTGCTCAAAAACAAGCTGATCAACTGCTATTACTTGAAGAGAGGGCAACGATTGCCCGTGAGTTACATGATTCACTCGCTCAGTCTTTGTCTTATTTGAAGATCCAGATGACGTTATTAAAGCGCATCATGAGTCAGGTAGAGGATCAAGAGATTCAAGATAAAACATCCCCAGTGATGTCAGAATTAGATACGGGGCTTTCAAGCGCTTATAAGCAGCTTAGAGAATTGTTAACCACGTTCCGTTTAACGCTCAAAGAAAGCAATTTCGGTGAAGCGCTCAAGGAAATGGTCGAGCAGTTAGATTCGCAGACAGACGCAGAAATTGTACTGATTAATCAGCTATCTTCGCTGGATATTGATGCTCACCGCCAAGTGCATATGATTCAGTTGCTGCGAGAAGCCGCGATTAACGCGATGAAACACTCACGATCAGACAAAATTGTTATTTACTGTGGGGAGCAAGATGGAACTGTGCTCGCTTATGTAGAAGATGATGGTATCGGTTTTTCTGAACCTGCATCTAGAATAAACCATTATGGGATGAACATTATGTATGAGAGAGCGCAAAGGCTAGGAGGGCAGTTACAAATAGACTCACAGCCGAATGAAGGGTGTAAAGTCACGCTCACTTATCAATTAGAAAAGGAGAAAAACCTTGACCACGTATAA
- a CDS encoding response regulator translates to MTTYKVMLVDDHPLMRRGIQQLLSIDPEFEVIAEASSGGEAIALARNDEPDMILLDLNMKGMSGLDTLKALRADECSATIVILTVSDNAGDIEALIKAGADGYLLKDTEPEQLIELLKDAVTGTKAYSDAVLRYLSLRRDRRDVFDTLTDREAQILGEVAKGFRNKQIADRLFISESTVKVHMKSLLKKLQVPSRTAATVLYLERYGDLK, encoded by the coding sequence TTGACCACGTATAAAGTGATGCTCGTCGATGATCATCCACTCATGCGCCGAGGAATACAGCAATTACTTAGTATAGATCCAGAATTTGAAGTGATTGCTGAGGCGAGTAGTGGTGGTGAAGCAATCGCGTTAGCGCGCAACGATGAACCGGATATGATTCTGCTCGATTTAAACATGAAGGGCATGTCGGGTTTAGATACACTCAAAGCGTTAAGAGCGGATGAGTGTAGTGCGACTATCGTTATTTTAACCGTATCGGACAACGCCGGCGATATTGAAGCACTGATTAAAGCTGGGGCAGACGGTTATCTACTCAAAGATACTGAGCCTGAGCAGTTAATTGAGCTGCTAAAGGATGCGGTGACCGGAACTAAGGCATATAGTGATGCTGTCTTGCGTTACTTAAGCCTGCGTCGCGATCGCCGTGATGTGTTTGATACGTTAACTGATCGTGAAGCACAAATCCTAGGTGAGGTGGCGAAGGGCTTTCGTAACAAACAGATTGCTGACCGCTTATTTATTTCCGAATCCACGGTTAAAGTGCACATGAAAAGCTTGTTGAAAAAACTGCAGGTTCCATCGCGAACTGCAGCAACCGTGTTGTATCTAGAACGGTATGGTGACTTAAAGTAA
- a CDS encoding GNAT family N-acetyltransferase: protein MEIRAAEYRDYENIAKLHALSWRTHYHGILGEEYLENEVLEDRLLIWQTRLTNPPFNQHIVLIEEQDELLGFICVFGNHDFDKGTIIESLHVAPKHRGKGLGKLLIQEALKWVDHYFADSGVYIEVMEENHQAVDFYDHIGGIHQLERAWKAPCGHTIPEFIYTWETPKQLAEAVH, encoded by the coding sequence ATGGAAATTAGAGCCGCGGAATACCGCGATTATGAAAATATCGCTAAGCTCCATGCGTTGAGCTGGCGTACCCATTACCATGGTATTTTGGGTGAAGAGTATCTTGAAAACGAAGTGTTAGAAGATCGCCTCCTTATCTGGCAGACTCGCCTAACCAATCCCCCTTTTAACCAGCATATTGTTCTGATTGAAGAACAAGATGAACTTCTTGGCTTTATCTGCGTGTTTGGTAATCATGATTTTGATAAAGGAACCATCATTGAATCGCTGCATGTTGCGCCAAAGCATCGTGGTAAGGGGTTAGGTAAATTGCTGATCCAAGAAGCACTAAAATGGGTTGATCACTATTTTGCTGATTCTGGTGTGTATATCGAAGTGATGGAAGAAAACCATCAAGCGGTTGATTTTTATGATCACATTGGTGGAATTCACCAGCTAGAGCGAGCATGGAAAGCACCATGTGGCCATACTATTCCAGAGTTTATTTATACCTGGGAAACGCCCAAACAACTTGCTGAAGCTGTGCATTGA
- a CDS encoding beta-phosphoglucomutase family hydrolase — protein sequence MTRETVATMNIDFERYKGLIFDMDGTLLDTMPNHVASWKLAAEHFDFPFDGPWLNSMGGMPSVKIVPKINERYGKQFDSKAVADYKMERYAEMQHQVTLIADTNDVLNRYLGKKKIAVGTGSQRDSATRLLTQAGIWDKVDTLVSATDVSHHKPHPETFLTACDELGLSSNDCVVFEDTLLGMQAAHAGGMDCVLVTAQGLEFHPVSIP from the coding sequence ATGACAAGGGAAACAGTGGCAACGATGAATATTGATTTTGAACGTTACAAAGGCTTAATTTTCGATATGGATGGTACCTTGCTTGATACAATGCCAAACCATGTCGCTTCATGGAAATTAGCCGCAGAGCATTTCGATTTCCCTTTTGATGGACCTTGGTTAAATAGTATGGGCGGGATGCCGAGTGTTAAAATTGTCCCGAAAATTAATGAGCGTTATGGCAAGCAGTTTGATTCCAAAGCTGTCGCTGATTATAAAATGGAACGCTATGCAGAAATGCAACATCAAGTCACTTTGATTGCGGATACTAATGATGTGTTAAACCGTTACTTGGGTAAAAAGAAAATCGCGGTCGGCACAGGAAGCCAGCGTGATAGTGCCACTAGATTACTAACCCAAGCCGGTATTTGGGACAAAGTCGATACGTTAGTCAGTGCGACCGACGTAAGCCACCATAAACCCCATCCAGAGACGTTTCTGACCGCGTGTGATGAGCTTGGTTTATCATCTAATGATTGTGTTGTGTTTGAAGATACCCTATTGGGGATGCAAGCCGCTCATGCTGGTGGTATGGATTGTGTGTTAGTCACCGCGCAAGGGTTAGAGTTTCATCCTGTCTCAATACCTTAA
- a CDS encoding FKBP-type peptidyl-prolyl cis-trans isomerase yields MSKIVLPLIVLILAGFFIYRTWNNHKLAEVNFAKGQAFLAENQHKAGIHTTQSGLQYEILEPGTGDIHPTASDKVKVHYEGRLIDGTVFDSSYKRNEPIVFGVKQVIKGWQEGLQLMVVGEKARFYIPSTLAYGKSGTGPIPPSSTLIFDVELLAIQK; encoded by the coding sequence ATGTCTAAAATTGTGTTGCCCTTAATCGTTCTCATTCTTGCGGGCTTTTTTATTTACCGTACATGGAACAATCATAAATTAGCGGAAGTCAACTTCGCAAAAGGCCAAGCATTCCTTGCCGAAAATCAGCACAAAGCAGGAATTCATACGACCCAAAGCGGATTACAGTATGAAATTTTAGAACCAGGGACTGGGGATATTCACCCGACAGCAAGTGATAAAGTTAAGGTGCATTATGAGGGCCGATTAATCGACGGCACCGTATTTGATAGCTCTTATAAGCGTAACGAACCGATCGTATTCGGCGTGAAACAGGTTATTAAAGGTTGGCAAGAAGGACTACAACTGATGGTTGTGGGTGAAAAAGCGCGGTTTTATATTCCAAGTACGCTTGCTTATGGAAAAAGTGGCACAGGCCCTATTCCACCGTCATCAACCCTTATTTTTGACGTCGAACTGTTGGCAATTCAAAAGTAA
- a CDS encoding OmpA family protein, with the protein MKYLFLLLSVILSGCSSLGMDNFDSLTKMMSGSKLDVAPKDASAVRNPDWGTPPVSQQQVTRPVVVTNYSKLIRFLQQNHIDYKVIPGKYMMVYIEDTIHFKINSDKVLPRSYPWMQNLSYFLAHNPAITVVVNGHTDTTGTYALNDNLSERRAKSIQRMLRQMQVPKESIYTRGYGEYIPECTNLTRSGRQCNRRVELLFIVDGTAS; encoded by the coding sequence ATGAAGTATTTATTTCTTTTATTGTCTGTAATCCTAAGTGGCTGTAGCTCTTTGGGCATGGATAATTTTGATTCTTTGACCAAAATGATGAGCGGGAGCAAATTGGATGTGGCCCCTAAAGATGCTTCTGCTGTGCGTAATCCTGATTGGGGGACACCGCCAGTCTCACAGCAACAAGTGACTCGCCCTGTGGTTGTAACAAACTACAGTAAATTAATTCGATTTCTGCAGCAAAACCATATTGATTACAAAGTGATACCTGGTAAATACATGATGGTATATATCGAAGATACCATCCACTTTAAAATTAACTCGGATAAGGTACTGCCAAGATCGTATCCATGGATGCAGAACCTCAGTTATTTTCTTGCTCATAATCCAGCCATTACCGTGGTTGTGAATGGTCATACCGATACGACCGGAACTTACGCGTTAAATGATAATTTATCTGAACGTCGTGCGAAAAGTATTCAACGTATGCTGCGCCAAATGCAAGTGCCTAAAGAATCAATCTATACGCGTGGTTATGGCGAATATATTCCTGAATGCACCAATCTAACTCGCAGCGGACGACAGTGTAATCGCCGCGTCGAATTACTCTTTATTGTCGATGGCACAGCGTCTTAG
- a CDS encoding DUF3944 domain-containing protein → MAYRFDADLEFLGQLSSDDLEDLVYSLTHDNDGQPRWTEELTKSVGYNRHHPDHAKYWEDIAAEIQTYGANTVATFFRGGKGVEYKEILVDVCSKLKVNFNKEQDVEMIETHLLMKILEDALDNMDDEELRDFAQAAGVENTSVVTKQTVLMAFQAAFKIGGFKSYQLTLVIVNAVIKALIGRGLSFAGNVALTRAMSILAGPVGWAISGAWTAVDLAGAAYRVTIPAVIQVAVLRQKYRFEQPVKEAKAS, encoded by the coding sequence ATGGCATATCGTTTCGATGCGGATTTGGAGTTTTTAGGTCAACTGTCTTCGGATGATCTGGAAGACTTAGTTTATAGTTTAACTCACGACAATGACGGACAACCGCGTTGGACAGAGGAGTTAACAAAATCAGTAGGGTATAACCGTCATCATCCTGATCACGCCAAATATTGGGAAGATATCGCAGCAGAAATTCAAACTTATGGCGCGAATACCGTCGCTACTTTTTTCCGTGGTGGAAAAGGTGTGGAATATAAAGAAATTCTGGTTGATGTGTGCAGTAAGCTAAAAGTTAATTTCAATAAAGAACAAGATGTTGAAATGATTGAAACTCATCTTCTTATGAAAATATTAGAAGATGCTCTGGATAATATGGACGATGAAGAGCTACGTGATTTTGCTCAGGCTGCTGGTGTAGAAAATACCAGTGTCGTCACCAAACAAACCGTGTTAATGGCGTTTCAAGCGGCATTCAAAATCGGTGGGTTTAAGTCATACCAACTGACTTTAGTCATTGTTAATGCAGTGATCAAAGCGCTGATTGGTCGCGGCCTGTCATTTGCTGGCAACGTCGCATTAACTCGTGCCATGAGTATTTTAGCTGGGCCTGTTGGTTGGGCTATTTCTGGCGCATGGACAGCGGTTGATCTCGCTGGAGCGGCATATCGTGTGACCATTCCGGCAGTGATTCAAGTAGCGGTATTACGTCAGAAATATCGTTTTGAGCAGCCTGTTAAAGAAGCAAAAGCGAGTTAA
- the betC gene encoding choline-sulfatase yields MSTQQPNILFIMADQMSVNALPCYGNSVVKAPNLTHLANNGVVFDSAYCNSPLCAPSRYVLMTGQLPSIIGAYDNAADFPADIPTFAHYLRRQNYQTALSGKMHFCGPEQLHGFEERLTTDIYPADYGWFPNWDKPEERPTWYHNMSSVTQAGPCVRSNQLDFDDEVVFHAERYIYNYVRGKQERPFCLTVSMTHPHDPYTILEEYWQRYDENDIDLPKVRLSKEEQDPHSLRLQDVYAYYDQPIEDDDIRRARRAYYGAISYVDDQIGRLLAALKQSGLDDNTIVVFSGDHGDMLGERNLWYKMSFFEGSARVPMIVYAPNTFSPKRVKESVSTMDLLPTFTELATGSQVQDYAMPIQGRSLMPHLTGQGEKHDEVIGEYFGEGALAPIYMIRRSQYKYIHCPLDPDQLFDLNNDPFELCNLANQPEFADIAQSFRTEALQRWDSEKLTQDVLVSQRRRRLVVEALNKGKRLAWDHQPIFDSSNMYMRNHIDLDDLEAKSRFPKPE; encoded by the coding sequence ATGTCGACCCAACAACCTAACATTTTATTTATTATGGCTGATCAAATGTCAGTCAATGCGCTTCCCTGTTACGGTAACTCTGTAGTAAAAGCACCTAACTTGACCCATCTGGCAAATAATGGGGTCGTATTTGATTCAGCCTATTGTAACAGCCCTCTATGCGCGCCATCCCGTTATGTACTCATGACAGGACAGCTTCCTAGCATAATAGGAGCTTATGACAATGCCGCAGATTTTCCAGCGGATATTCCTACATTTGCCCATTATTTACGCCGACAAAATTATCAAACAGCGCTTTCGGGAAAAATGCACTTTTGTGGTCCAGAGCAATTGCATGGTTTTGAAGAGCGGTTAACGACTGACATTTATCCTGCCGATTATGGCTGGTTTCCTAACTGGGATAAACCAGAAGAACGTCCAACTTGGTACCACAATATGTCTTCAGTTACTCAAGCAGGGCCATGTGTACGCAGTAACCAGCTCGATTTTGACGATGAGGTTGTTTTCCATGCTGAACGCTATATATATAATTATGTGCGTGGCAAACAGGAGCGCCCATTTTGTCTTACCGTATCGATGACACACCCGCATGATCCCTACACAATATTAGAAGAGTATTGGCAACGTTACGATGAAAACGATATCGATTTGCCTAAAGTTCGCTTGAGCAAAGAAGAACAAGATCCGCATTCACTCCGTTTACAAGATGTATACGCTTATTACGATCAACCTATTGAAGATGATGATATTCGCCGTGCTCGACGAGCCTACTATGGGGCCATTAGCTATGTCGATGATCAAATTGGACGCCTACTAGCAGCATTGAAACAATCTGGATTAGATGACAACACCATTGTGGTATTTTCCGGTGACCACGGCGATATGCTGGGTGAACGCAACCTCTGGTATAAAATGTCCTTTTTCGAGGGATCAGCAAGGGTTCCTATGATCGTGTATGCACCCAACACATTTTCCCCTAAACGGGTCAAAGAGTCAGTGTCTACGATGGATTTATTGCCTACGTTTACCGAGCTGGCAACAGGGTCCCAAGTTCAAGACTATGCGATGCCGATTCAAGGACGCAGCCTAATGCCGCACTTAACGGGGCAAGGTGAAAAACACGATGAAGTAATCGGGGAATATTTTGGTGAGGGAGCATTAGCACCAATCTATATGATCCGCCGCTCTCAGTACAAATACATACATTGTCCCCTAGACCCAGACCAATTATTTGATTTAAATAACGACCCATTTGAATTGTGTAACCTCGCAAATCAACCAGAATTTGCTGATATTGCACAATCATTTAGAACCGAAGCACTTCAGCGCTGGGACTCAGAGAAACTCACCCAAGATGTATTAGTGAGCCAACGCCGACGCCGATTGGTTGTTGAAGCACTCAATAAAGGGAAAAGACTGGCATGGGATCACCAACCTATATTTGATAGCAGTAACATGTATATGCGTAATCACATAGACTTAGATGATCTTGAAGCAAAATCACGCTTCCCTAAACCAGAGTAA
- a CDS encoding choline sulfate utilization transcriptional regulator, whose translation MSNEKINFKTLIAFEASARLLSFTGAARELGTTQPAVSQQISSLEQELGTALFRRIYRGVELTDEGHMLFVTTQTSLQDITAVIQKIKQRNQSQRITFATDFALAAYWLVPTITRFRQAFPHIDIRLETAQSSSRVIDAETDIAILFGDGHFQGCHSELLFTEQVCPVYSPLLVGSNSRLTTLEAICEQPLLRLNSDNKEAWIEWESLFDYFSTTWQPPEVSIEFDNYTLLVQAALSGQGVALGWTPLLDEFIQRGALIAEKQFTARTSQGYYLVIPDKQKPTAEVRLFIDWLKRERNKVSI comes from the coding sequence ATGAGTAATGAAAAGATAAACTTTAAGACGTTAATCGCTTTTGAAGCATCAGCTAGGCTTCTAAGTTTTACTGGGGCCGCTAGAGAATTGGGGACAACTCAACCTGCTGTAAGCCAACAAATCAGTAGTTTAGAACAGGAACTCGGTACCGCGCTTTTTCGCAGAATATACCGGGGAGTGGAGTTGACTGATGAAGGGCATATGTTGTTTGTCACTACGCAAACGAGCCTACAAGATATCACTGCAGTCATTCAAAAAATTAAACAACGCAACCAAAGTCAGCGTATTACTTTTGCCACTGATTTTGCCTTGGCGGCATATTGGTTGGTTCCAACCATAACTCGTTTTCGTCAAGCGTTTCCCCATATTGATATTCGCCTCGAAACGGCACAGTCTTCATCGCGCGTAATTGATGCCGAAACGGATATTGCGATTCTTTTTGGTGATGGACATTTTCAGGGGTGTCATTCTGAACTTCTGTTTACCGAGCAAGTTTGCCCTGTTTATAGTCCTTTACTCGTTGGTTCAAATTCGCGTTTGACGACATTAGAAGCTATCTGCGAGCAACCCTTGCTACGTCTAAATTCTGATAACAAAGAGGCTTGGATTGAGTGGGAGTCCTTGTTTGACTATTTTTCTACTACTTGGCAACCACCGGAGGTTTCCATTGAATTCGATAATTATACGTTATTGGTGCAAGCGGCGTTAAGTGGGCAGGGAGTCGCGTTGGGTTGGACCCCATTATTAGATGAATTCATCCAGCGAGGTGCCCTTATTGCAGAAAAGCAATTCACTGCACGAACCTCACAAGGTTATTACTTAGTGATTCCGGATAAACAAAAACCCACTGCTGAGGTGAGGCTATTTATCGATTGGTTAAAACGGGAAAGAAATAAAGTCAGTATATAA
- a CDS encoding GNAT family N-acetyltransferase, with protein MEILIRRSEPNDAAAVRDIYAGIVAYSGTLQLPYPSIEIWQKRLTDVPTHAHSLVAEVNGEIVGNVGLEVCTSVRRRHVGTFGIGVKDECQGQGIGSALLEAVINLADNWLNLKRLELTVYTDNQAAVHLYKKYGFVIEGTSPAFAFRNGGYVDAYQMGRVVAER; from the coding sequence ATGGAAATATTAATTCGCCGCTCAGAACCTAATGATGCGGCCGCTGTAAGAGATATTTATGCGGGAATTGTAGCCTACAGTGGTACATTGCAACTGCCTTATCCGTCAATTGAAATCTGGCAAAAGCGCCTGACAGATGTGCCGACACATGCCCACTCTTTGGTGGCTGAAGTGAATGGCGAAATTGTGGGTAACGTCGGGTTAGAAGTGTGCACAAGTGTGCGTCGGCGTCATGTCGGGACCTTTGGCATTGGCGTTAAAGATGAATGTCAGGGGCAGGGCATCGGCAGCGCTTTGTTGGAAGCGGTGATTAACCTTGCCGATAACTGGTTAAACCTTAAAAGGCTCGAACTGACGGTTTATACGGATAATCAAGCAGCTGTTCATCTATATAAAAAATATGGATTTGTGATTGAAGGAACCTCACCTGCTTTTGCTTTTCGTAATGGTGGTTATGTTGACGCATATCAGATGGGACGAGTGGTGGCTGAGCGTTAA
- a CDS encoding AEC family transporter, whose translation MFSAFISAILPVMIIALLGAFLSKKTAYLDDPNLPRLIVNVGMPALLLHSMLGTHIDFLGMGKLVLASALALFGMVLVTLVLLKVMKLERRFYLPVLVNPNTGNLGIPIAYALLGEQGLAGAVIISSIIEISHFTLGIGMMSGSFNPKRLLANPPVIALLVGVAIMGSGIPVPQFMIRVFDMVGSITVPVMLLMLGRSLAHMKVHEAHWIRLFFLSLYRPAIGLSMAWGAAYLFGLTPLHTANLLIACCMPVAVLNYIFSTRYGGPVNEVAGLTFLTLPTAFIALIIIKLTVIG comes from the coding sequence ATGTTTTCCGCATTTATCTCGGCTATTTTGCCTGTCATGATCATTGCACTTTTGGGGGCGTTTTTAAGTAAAAAAACCGCGTATTTGGATGATCCCAATCTACCGCGTTTGATCGTGAATGTTGGTATGCCAGCATTACTATTGCATTCGATGTTGGGTACTCATATCGACTTTTTAGGAATGGGGAAACTGGTACTGGCATCAGCACTTGCTCTGTTCGGCATGGTACTTGTGACGTTAGTTTTACTGAAAGTGATGAAGCTTGAACGCCGCTTTTATTTGCCCGTTTTAGTCAACCCCAATACCGGCAACTTAGGTATTCCTATTGCTTATGCGTTATTAGGAGAGCAAGGCTTAGCAGGTGCCGTCATCATCTCGTCAATTATAGAGATCAGTCACTTTACCCTCGGTATTGGGATGATGTCTGGGAGTTTTAACCCCAAACGCTTATTAGCGAACCCACCGGTTATTGCACTGTTAGTTGGTGTTGCCATCATGGGCTCAGGTATTCCTGTTCCACAATTTATGATTCGGGTGTTTGATATGGTCGGTAGTATTACTGTCCCTGTGATGCTACTGATGTTAGGGCGTTCTTTGGCGCATATGAAAGTACACGAAGCCCATTGGATTCGATTGTTTTTCCTATCTCTGTATCGTCCAGCGATTGGCCTATCGATGGCTTGGGGAGCGGCTTATTTATTCGGTTTAACGCCGTTACATACAGCTAATTTATTGATTGCTTGTTGCATGCCTGTCGCCGTATTGAACTACATTTTCTCCACTCGTTATGGTGGTCCGGTGAACGAAGTTGCGGGGTTAACGTTCTTAACTTTACCCACCGCATTTATTGCGCTGATTATTATAAAACTGACCGTGATTGGTTAA
- a CDS encoding HD domain-containing protein, with amino-acid sequence MMNRRAKDFATYYHGEQKYGADPYLKHLEAVAILSRPYGAEAVTIAYLHDVVEDTAVTLDVIEKQFGPFIARCVSILTDQPGDTRAERKAKTYERMSHVAGREKIALVVKAADRLSNLRMCCITQDKERMAMYQQEHPQFKQCAYRKGLCDEFWLEMNELIDKGC; translated from the coding sequence ATGATGAATCGACGGGCGAAAGACTTCGCGACTTATTACCATGGTGAACAAAAATATGGGGCGGATCCTTATCTAAAGCACTTGGAAGCAGTAGCTATTTTGTCACGTCCTTATGGCGCTGAAGCTGTCACGATCGCCTATTTGCATGATGTGGTGGAAGATACCGCAGTTACGTTAGATGTCATAGAGAAGCAATTTGGTCCATTTATAGCGCGTTGCGTTAGTATCCTCACCGATCAACCTGGTGACACACGAGCTGAGCGTAAAGCAAAAACATATGAGCGTATGTCGCATGTAGCAGGGCGAGAAAAGATTGCTTTGGTTGTTAAAGCGGCAGATAGATTATCTAATTTACGTATGTGCTGTATTACTCAAGATAAAGAACGCATGGCAATGTATCAGCAAGAGCATCCTCAGTTTAAGCAGTGTGCGTATCGAAAAGGGCTATGTGATGAGTTTTGGCTAGAAATGAATGAATTGATAGATAAAGGGTGTTAG